A region from the Salicibibacter cibarius genome encodes:
- a CDS encoding uracil/xanthine transporter, producing MKQLMELSPWVSGVQWLFFMFTNTVVIPITIGAAFSLPQESIVTLMQYSFIVTGIACVIQAASGHKRAIMEGQSGLWWGVILSLAAIAPAQGIPIETVGGSLVVGIIMSGILTLIIGIVGAGPLISKLFNSNVMGVFMFLFGCQILGIFLQGMLGIPFGNQTSETEVAIDLPISLLSIIIVLIVIIISAKAPAKYRPYGLLIGILIGWLAYNLLFSAEATVTNITGFQFDIFILGAPDFHWGIILTAVVTGLLNLANTFGSLKGTEPLYNIDTTKSDYRRSFSITGTTTTIAGVIGLVPYAPYVSSIGFLSQTRILQTLPFMLAGVMFVSVGAVPLFASIFATIPLSVGSAVLFVAYLQLFLSAFGFFKQIDYTSTNVYRTAIPVFTGVIIMTMPGTYFSSLPELWQPLLSNGLLVGLILAIVLEMVIPWDRERES from the coding sequence GTGAAACAACTTATGGAACTAAGCCCTTGGGTGTCAGGGGTTCAATGGCTTTTTTTTATGTTTACAAACACGGTCGTTATCCCAATCACCATTGGCGCCGCCTTCTCTTTACCGCAAGAAAGTATCGTGACGTTGATGCAGTATTCCTTTATCGTAACGGGGATCGCTTGTGTGATTCAGGCCGCTAGCGGGCATAAACGCGCGATTATGGAAGGGCAATCGGGGTTGTGGTGGGGTGTGATCTTGTCTCTTGCGGCCATTGCCCCAGCTCAAGGAATTCCGATCGAGACTGTGGGGGGCAGCCTTGTCGTCGGGATCATTATGTCCGGTATACTGACATTAATCATTGGGATTGTCGGAGCGGGGCCGCTCATTTCGAAATTATTCAACTCAAATGTCATGGGCGTTTTTATGTTTCTTTTTGGTTGTCAGATTCTTGGGATCTTCCTTCAGGGGATGCTCGGGATTCCATTTGGAAATCAGACATCGGAAACAGAAGTAGCCATCGACTTACCCATTTCATTGTTATCCATCATCATCGTTCTAATCGTCATCATTATAAGCGCCAAGGCTCCGGCAAAATATCGTCCGTATGGCTTATTAATCGGTATACTGATTGGATGGCTCGCTTATAATTTGCTCTTTTCCGCTGAGGCAACGGTGACGAATATTACCGGATTTCAGTTTGACATTTTTATTCTCGGTGCTCCTGATTTTCATTGGGGAATCATTTTAACAGCTGTTGTCACCGGTTTACTGAACCTTGCCAATACGTTTGGTTCTTTAAAGGGGACAGAGCCATTGTATAATATCGACACAACCAAAAGTGACTACAGGCGTTCTTTTTCAATAACAGGCACGACGACAACAATCGCAGGGGTGATTGGGCTTGTCCCATATGCCCCGTATGTTTCTTCCATTGGTTTTTTAAGCCAGACGCGAATATTGCAAACGCTGCCTTTTATGCTGGCCGGTGTTATGTTTGTTTCCGTCGGTGCGGTTCCATTGTTCGCGAGCATCTTTGCAACCATCCCGTTAAGTGTAGGAAGCGCGGTGTTATTCGTTGCCTATTTACAATTGTTTTTATCTGCCTTTGGTTTCTTCAAACAAATAGACTACACAAGCACAAACGTTTACAGAACCGCTATCCCTGTTTTTACAGGTGTGATCATTATGACGATGCCGGGTACTTATTTTTCATCACTGCCTGAACTGTGGCAACCTTTATTGTCCAATGGCCTCCTTGTCGGTCTTATACTTGCCATTGTTTTGGAAATGGTCATTCCTTGGGACCGGGAACGGGAGAGCTGA
- a CDS encoding heterodisulfide reductase-related iron-sulfur binding cluster, whose amino-acid sequence MEVRPFLMIVLGVLALAMLILFVLRVSPILRAMKNAKPDARWDQKGQRFASMMNQVFGHRKLLRFRLAGIIHLFIFSGFVVLFLDILEVTGQLVYPPFTVGVVLGGIIDVWVIITLAGVILALYQRRVMKPKRFEGSDERDATIILSMIATILVGIIIHTSFYHLLAGSVIPEPPFGDGHFLGLAVSQLWIALGIDTPMMAQIGYAVGVLLDLGMILIFLAYLPISKHSHVLFAIPAVFFRRMDIPEQSGPDFDRGEANGEGIKIATLADFSWKDTLDLFTCTECGRCQDVCPAYGAGLPLSPKKLILDLRDSMTEHLKNPAEVALAGPVISEETLWACTTCGACQEECPVYIEHVPKIVGMRSSLIESGSVEERAQGALENLIDQRNAYGENPDKRPKWQSKAPVQFKDARREAVDWLWFMGDVTSFDSEPNVLKSVQAISTILDRAGMDVGLLYDGESSSGNDELRMGEEGLFKKLAGQNLHEMKQATFSRILTSDPHSFNTLRNDYPKMGLEQPVYHYTQVILDLFKEGKLTVEQPVNAKVTFHDPCYLGRWNRIFDPPRDILRLCGAELVEMPRNRECSLCCGAGGGRMFMNETGMEERPSEERIREAVELNGVTQFVVSCPMDVVMYTAAAAALGYEDRIKVVDIAELVVQATGIKSIDAKAV is encoded by the coding sequence ATGGAAGTGCGACCGTTTTTAATGATTGTCCTTGGCGTATTGGCGCTTGCAATGCTCATCCTTTTCGTCTTAAGAGTCAGTCCTATTTTACGAGCGATGAAAAACGCAAAACCCGACGCGCGCTGGGATCAAAAGGGTCAACGATTTGCTTCGATGATGAACCAGGTGTTCGGTCATCGTAAATTATTGCGCTTTAGGCTTGCAGGTATTATTCACTTGTTTATTTTCAGCGGATTTGTCGTGTTGTTTTTGGACATCTTGGAAGTCACGGGCCAGTTGGTGTATCCGCCATTTACGGTCGGCGTTGTCCTTGGCGGAATCATCGATGTATGGGTGATTATCACGCTGGCGGGTGTAATTCTTGCCCTCTACCAAAGGCGTGTCATGAAGCCAAAAAGATTTGAAGGCTCGGATGAAAGAGACGCGACGATCATTCTTTCCATGATTGCAACTATTCTCGTCGGGATTATCATCCATACGTCTTTTTACCATCTTTTGGCGGGTTCCGTGATTCCGGAACCACCTTTTGGCGATGGACATTTTCTCGGTTTGGCGGTTTCCCAGCTGTGGATCGCGTTGGGCATTGATACGCCAATGATGGCCCAAATCGGTTATGCAGTGGGAGTTCTTCTCGATCTCGGAATGATTCTTATTTTTCTTGCCTATCTTCCGATTTCAAAGCATTCTCACGTGCTGTTTGCGATTCCGGCCGTGTTTTTCCGTAGAATGGACATCCCGGAACAATCGGGACCGGATTTTGACCGCGGGGAAGCGAACGGTGAGGGAATTAAAATTGCGACGTTAGCGGATTTCAGTTGGAAAGATACGCTGGATTTGTTTACGTGTACGGAATGTGGGCGTTGCCAGGACGTTTGTCCGGCATACGGCGCCGGCCTGCCATTGTCCCCGAAAAAATTGATCCTTGATTTGCGTGATTCAATGACCGAACATTTGAAAAATCCAGCTGAAGTTGCTCTTGCCGGACCTGTCATTTCTGAGGAAACGTTATGGGCATGTACGACATGCGGAGCTTGCCAGGAAGAATGTCCTGTATATATCGAGCATGTTCCGAAAATTGTAGGCATGCGTTCTTCGTTGATTGAAAGCGGTTCCGTTGAGGAGCGGGCTCAGGGCGCTCTGGAAAATCTCATTGATCAACGTAACGCTTACGGAGAAAATCCTGATAAACGTCCCAAATGGCAATCGAAAGCACCCGTCCAATTTAAGGACGCAAGACGCGAAGCTGTTGATTGGCTATGGTTTATGGGAGATGTCACCTCGTTTGACAGCGAGCCGAACGTTTTAAAGTCGGTGCAAGCGATCAGCACGATTTTAGATCGTGCAGGGATGGACGTCGGTTTGTTGTATGACGGGGAATCGAGCTCCGGAAATGATGAATTGCGCATGGGAGAAGAAGGCTTGTTTAAAAAACTGGCCGGACAAAATTTGCATGAAATGAAGCAAGCGACATTCAGCCGTATTTTAACGTCTGATCCGCACAGTTTCAATACGTTGCGCAATGATTATCCGAAAATGGGGCTGGAACAGCCTGTTTATCACTATACACAAGTTATACTGGATCTTTTCAAGGAAGGAAAATTAACCGTCGAACAGCCCGTAAATGCAAAGGTTACTTTCCACGATCCTTGTTATTTGGGGCGTTGGAATCGAATCTTTGACCCACCGCGAGACATCTTACGGTTATGCGGAGCGGAACTTGTGGAAATGCCGAGAAACCGCGAATGCAGCCTTTGTTGCGGTGCCGGGGGCGGGCGCATGTTCATGAATGAAACGGGCATGGAAGAAAGACCGTCAGAAGAAAGAATTCGCGAAGCCGTTGAGCTGAACGGGGTCACTCAGTTTGTCGTCAGCTGTCCGATGGATGTGGTTATGTATACAGCTGCAGCAGCAGCGCTCGGATATGAAGATCGCATCAAGGTCGTTGACATCGCGGAATTGGTCGTTCAGGCAACAGGCATCAAATCGATAGATGCCAAGGCGGTTTAA
- a CDS encoding PucR family transcriptional regulator, translating into MKSVNDLFLIESLKNSTVMAGHRGLTRGVQTVNISDTPDAIDHLNEHELLLTTGYAFKGEPEALCRLIEKMNDRNCSGIIVKLERYLYTLPEKAKIVADSLSLPVIHLPLEYKLGELSQKILNLLNDARAEQLYYAMDLHQKFSDMMIQGYTLQSLIKQVSYYIKRPLMLTNHRGEIKCLSQPYASSEEVRLDKRKQTTITNTIKQDLLLARKGGTFFIEENNIGSITTFPIQTKRLQPNMLVILDAVTLAYPLSETAIEQAANVISFTILKEEAIEENLQIIKNNFFTDLIEKRIDTDSEIESRCAYYGLRQDAYYLMILSEANGENIANWSLRKEKEIAEIHQLIFENMEDALLSHAFNGVLFSQESYVATVLQFDTFNDDVLANVKTFLQHIQTNVFEQGINLSFGISNYVQNLQALPNAYHEASEALQSGYINETGPFIHIYKVRELMELLQMIPVKNLYEFYRHTLKALAKADTKEVNELTKTTRVYLDTQCEISETSRKLFVHRNTVKYRIEKIESMLGCSLRDPSDSLRIRTALLVGGLLDHHNNAIRE; encoded by the coding sequence GTGAAGAGCGTTAACGATTTATTTTTGATTGAAAGTTTGAAAAATAGCACAGTCATGGCCGGGCATCGCGGGCTTACGAGAGGCGTACAAACGGTTAATATTTCGGACACACCGGATGCTATCGATCACTTAAATGAACATGAACTTTTGCTGACGACCGGATACGCTTTCAAGGGGGAACCAGAGGCGCTTTGCCGCCTGATTGAAAAAATGAATGACCGGAACTGTTCCGGTATCATTGTTAAACTTGAACGATACTTATATACTTTACCGGAAAAAGCAAAAATTGTGGCCGATTCGCTTTCATTACCCGTTATTCATTTGCCGCTGGAATATAAGTTAGGGGAGCTATCCCAAAAGATTTTAAACTTATTGAACGATGCACGAGCAGAGCAATTATACTACGCGATGGATTTGCATCAAAAATTTTCAGATATGATGATTCAAGGCTATACCCTTCAATCGCTTATCAAGCAAGTCAGCTATTATATCAAGAGGCCTTTAATGCTCACGAATCATCGCGGTGAAATAAAATGCCTCAGTCAGCCTTACGCCTCATCGGAAGAAGTTCGCCTGGATAAGCGTAAACAAACGACGATAACGAATACGATTAAACAAGATCTTCTGCTTGCCCGAAAAGGGGGAACATTTTTCATAGAAGAGAATAACATCGGCAGCATCACGACCTTTCCAATTCAAACGAAGCGGCTACAGCCCAATATGTTGGTTATTTTAGATGCGGTCACGTTGGCCTACCCCCTATCGGAGACTGCCATTGAACAAGCGGCAAATGTCATTTCATTTACGATCTTAAAAGAGGAGGCTATTGAAGAAAACTTGCAAATTATTAAAAACAATTTTTTCACGGATCTCATCGAAAAACGAATCGATACCGACTCAGAGATTGAAAGTCGTTGTGCGTATTATGGATTACGTCAAGATGCTTATTATCTTATGATTTTGAGTGAAGCAAATGGAGAAAATATAGCGAACTGGTCTTTGCGAAAGGAAAAAGAGATCGCGGAAATACACCAATTGATTTTTGAAAACATGGAAGATGCCTTGCTTTCACATGCTTTCAACGGTGTTTTATTTTCGCAAGAATCCTATGTAGCGACTGTCCTGCAATTTGACACATTTAACGATGACGTCCTTGCGAACGTAAAAACCTTTTTACAACATATACAAACCAACGTTTTCGAACAAGGGATTAATCTATCTTTCGGGATCAGCAATTACGTGCAAAACTTGCAAGCGCTTCCGAATGCGTATCATGAAGCATCTGAAGCGCTGCAAAGCGGTTATATAAATGAAACCGGGCCATTTATCCATATTTATAAAGTTCGTGAGTTGATGGAGTTGTTACAAATGATTCCCGTAAAAAATCTTTATGAGTTTTACCGCCATACGCTTAAAGCGCTCGCAAAAGCAGATACGAAAGAAGTGAACGAATTAACGAAAACAACAAGGGTTTACTTGGATACACAATGTGAGATCTCTGAAACGTCCCGTAAACTTTTTGTTCATCGCAATACGGTGAAATACCGAATTGAGAAAATTGAATCGATGCTCGGGTGTTCGTTAAGGGATCCTTCTGATTCGTTGCGTATACGGACGGCTTTACTCGTTGGAGGGTTGCTGGATCATCATAACAATGCTATTCGAGAATAA
- a CDS encoding electron transfer flavoprotein subunit beta/FixA family protein has translation MKVAVCMDTTLATQDVSVENIRRVYFEQHSDAGYVAEADSIAALHFALSICGKGDTVTAVSFGGLDKNTALEYALAYGVTSLIRIEDNRSPETLADPTVKARSLAAWLENESFDIVICGNPSGTGVTPALMAGYLGIPCVSRVYAGERRSRRNREHLELQQRLERGWRQHVSVHLPALMTVQAGFFSPMYISVKRRQEAEKQSETIIQVVPSVESGNEKAVLNAVDPPKPRAKRKAMPDANQNAANRLQSLMGGGGGGSGSRAGQAKKKDEEEKVRELAPEKAAEEIVEFLKKKELLPESSGK, from the coding sequence ATGAAAGTGGCGGTTTGTATGGACACCACGCTGGCTACGCAAGACGTATCCGTAGAAAACATCCGCCGGGTTTATTTTGAGCAGCATTCGGATGCCGGTTATGTTGCTGAAGCAGATAGTATCGCGGCCCTTCATTTTGCCTTATCCATATGCGGGAAAGGCGATACGGTGACCGCCGTTAGCTTTGGTGGTTTGGATAAAAACACTGCATTGGAATATGCGCTCGCTTATGGTGTGACGTCTTTGATTCGAATCGAAGATAACCGTTCTCCGGAAACGCTTGCAGATCCGACGGTCAAGGCCCGGTCTCTTGCTGCCTGGCTTGAAAACGAATCGTTTGATATCGTCATTTGCGGGAATCCGAGCGGAACAGGTGTAACGCCGGCCTTAATGGCAGGTTATCTCGGTATCCCGTGCGTGTCACGTGTATATGCAGGTGAACGAAGAAGCCGAAGGAACAGGGAACATCTCGAATTGCAGCAACGCCTTGAACGTGGATGGCGTCAGCATGTTTCTGTTCATTTGCCTGCATTGATGACCGTTCAGGCAGGATTTTTTTCACCGATGTACATCTCCGTCAAACGAAGGCAGGAGGCTGAGAAACAATCCGAAACGATCATTCAAGTCGTCCCTTCCGTCGAAAGCGGGAATGAAAAAGCAGTCTTGAATGCCGTTGATCCCCCCAAACCTCGTGCCAAGCGAAAAGCCATGCCTGACGCCAATCAAAATGCAGCCAATCGCTTGCAGTCGCTGATGGGCGGCGGAGGTGGGGGATCCGGGTCGCGCGCCGGACAGGCGAAGAAAAAGGATGAGGAAGAGAAAGTCCGAGAACTTGCACCTGAAAAAGCAGCTGAAGAAATTGTGGAATTTTTAAAGAAGAAGGAACTTTTACCGGAATCCTCTGGAAAATAA
- the pucL gene encoding factor-independent urate hydroxylase produces MRTVEEKVMFVDEEKTADDRVMYYGKGDVFVFRTYATPLTNITKIPESDFTGRENVIFGMNIQVSFRGEKFLPSFTEGDNSMVVATDSMKNFILAHAAKYEGATMEGFLQFVGERFLEKYNHIEAVELSSDEIPYDTVKIHDGSGIVESDLVYNCSRNEYSTASVEVTRTDEGYKLTKQTGGISDLHLIKVSGSSFYGYIQDEYTQLPETSDRPLFIFLDLSWIYQDMKDGTGDNPERYVAAEQVRDIAVTVFHELYNNSIQHLINEIGLRVLQRFPQLDQIRFKTNNRTWEPVIQDIEGSKGQVHTEPRPPYGFQGFTVTRKDLENKGNK; encoded by the coding sequence ATGAGAACAGTAGAAGAAAAAGTCATGTTCGTTGATGAAGAAAAAACCGCGGACGACAGAGTGATGTATTACGGCAAAGGGGATGTATTTGTTTTTCGCACATACGCTACCCCGCTTACAAATATTACAAAAATTCCCGAATCGGATTTTACGGGACGGGAAAATGTTATCTTCGGCATGAACATTCAAGTTTCTTTCCGAGGGGAAAAGTTTTTGCCCTCTTTTACAGAGGGAGATAACAGCATGGTCGTCGCTACAGACTCGATGAAAAATTTCATCTTGGCGCATGCTGCCAAATATGAAGGCGCTACCATGGAAGGTTTTTTACAATTTGTAGGCGAACGTTTCCTTGAAAAGTATAATCATATTGAAGCAGTTGAATTGAGCAGTGACGAGATCCCTTATGACACCGTAAAAATTCATGACGGTTCCGGCATCGTTGAAAGCGATCTTGTCTACAATTGCTCACGGAATGAATATAGCACGGCTTCCGTTGAAGTAACACGAACGGATGAAGGTTATAAGCTCACAAAACAAACCGGTGGCATATCTGATTTACACCTCATTAAAGTGAGCGGTAGTTCTTTTTACGGCTATATTCAAGATGAATATACGCAGCTCCCGGAAACGTCGGATCGCCCTCTGTTCATCTTTTTAGACCTGAGCTGGATCTATCAGGATATGAAAGATGGCACAGGAGACAACCCGGAACGTTACGTTGCTGCAGAACAAGTACGGGACATTGCGGTTACCGTATTTCATGAACTATACAATAATTCCATTCAACACCTCATTAACGAGATCGGGTTGCGTGTGCTTCAAAGGTTCCCGCAATTGGACCAAATCCGTTTCAAAACGAACAATCGCACTTGGGAACCAGTCATTCAAGACATTGAAGGTTCTAAGGGCCAGGTTCATACCGAACCCCGACCTCCATATGGATTCCAAGGATTTACCGTGACGAGAAAAGACCTTGAAAATAAGGGGAATAAATAA
- a CDS encoding YfcC family protein — translation MKIPHIYVLLFLISAVGAIMTYLIPAGEFERTPGPDGRETIDPESFAQIESSPLSLIEFMTAIPRGMIDAGEIIFFTFIIGGMFMVLRRTGIIEVGVDRLARKFQTKSLLIIPILTTLFAMVATIIGTPELSLVYIPVLMPLMISLGYDSMIAAAIALISTALGFTAGVMNPVTVGISQQISGLETFSGLGLRVVIFIVIVVIGCWYMMRYAKQVKKDPISSLTYEDDTEKRELYKDERDKEPQPLTKRQKLAVGTLPIFFIILVYGVTQLDWFMIEMAGLFVFMAVIVGVISGLTLTKISEAFTEGFREVLMGAIIIGIARSVAIVLEDGQIMDTIVYGLGSIVGQLPGVFSALGMQYVQLLINFFIPSGSGQALVTMPIMAPLSDMVGVTRQTAVLAFQFGDGFAHIIYPTSGYFMAALVIAGVSWEKWVRFFFPLFLIYMVVAMVFLIFAQMVQWTG, via the coding sequence ATGAAAATACCTCATATATATGTACTTTTGTTTCTCATCAGCGCTGTTGGCGCAATTATGACCTATTTGATCCCTGCGGGAGAATTTGAGCGAACCCCCGGTCCGGATGGGAGAGAGACGATTGACCCGGAGTCTTTCGCTCAAATAGAATCTTCACCTCTGTCACTTATAGAATTTATGACCGCAATCCCTCGAGGGATGATTGACGCTGGTGAAATTATTTTCTTCACCTTTATTATTGGCGGAATGTTCATGGTTTTAAGGCGGACAGGGATTATTGAAGTTGGGGTCGATCGCCTTGCTCGTAAATTCCAGACGAAAAGCCTCTTAATCATCCCAATATTAACTACACTTTTCGCAATGGTAGCCACTATAATCGGTACACCTGAGCTTTCGCTCGTATACATCCCGGTATTAATGCCGCTAATGATCTCTCTAGGGTACGATTCCATGATCGCAGCAGCCATTGCCTTAATTTCAACAGCGCTCGGCTTCACCGCAGGTGTAATGAATCCTGTAACAGTTGGAATTTCTCAGCAAATTTCAGGTCTCGAAACATTTTCAGGATTAGGATTAAGAGTCGTTATCTTTATCGTTATTGTTGTTATCGGTTGCTGGTATATGATGCGCTATGCAAAACAAGTTAAAAAGGATCCAATATCTAGTTTAACGTACGAGGATGATACCGAAAAGCGAGAGCTATATAAAGATGAGAGAGACAAGGAACCTCAGCCTCTGACAAAACGTCAAAAACTCGCAGTTGGCACATTACCGATCTTTTTTATAATATTAGTTTATGGTGTTACTCAATTAGATTGGTTCATGATCGAAATGGCAGGCCTATTTGTATTCATGGCAGTCATAGTCGGAGTGATCTCCGGTCTCACACTTACGAAAATATCTGAAGCGTTTACAGAAGGATTCCGTGAAGTGCTGATGGGAGCGATCATTATTGGCATTGCCCGTTCTGTTGCCATCGTGTTAGAAGATGGCCAAATCATGGACACGATTGTATATGGACTCGGCTCCATCGTTGGCCAATTGCCGGGCGTATTTTCAGCGCTAGGCATGCAGTACGTGCAATTGCTCATCAATTTCTTCATTCCATCCGGCAGCGGGCAAGCCCTTGTTACGATGCCAATCATGGCACCGCTATCAGATATGGTAGGAGTTACTAGGCAAACAGCTGTCTTAGCTTTTCAATTCGGCGACGGCTTTGCGCACATTATATATCCGACTTCCGGCTATTTCATGGCCGCCCTCGTTATAGCAGGCGTTAGCTGGGAGAAATGGGTTCGGTTCTTTTTCCCACTCTTCCTCATCTATATGGTTGTAGCTATGGTTTTTCTCATCTTTGCGCAAATGGTTCAATGGACAGGTTAA
- the uraH gene encoding hydroxyisourate hydrolase, translating to MAGHLTTHVLDISASIPAQGLTIELWRLSSTSDRTHVKTVVTNDDGRVDNPLLADDDMQQGTYELVFHAGDYFKKRDVTTDHPPFLNDVPVRFNVADSDAHYHVPLLVAPGGYSTYRGS from the coding sequence ATGGCCGGACATTTAACAACGCATGTGTTGGATATTTCCGCGAGTATTCCAGCACAGGGACTGACGATTGAGTTGTGGCGCTTGAGCTCCACGAGTGACCGAACGCATGTGAAAACCGTAGTGACCAATGACGATGGCCGAGTGGACAACCCCCTTTTGGCGGACGACGATATGCAACAAGGAACCTATGAACTAGTCTTTCACGCCGGTGATTATTTCAAAAAGCGTGACGTAACGACTGATCATCCGCCTTTTCTAAATGATGTGCCTGTACGTTTCAATGTTGCGGACAGCGACGCTCATTATCATGTGCCTTTATTAGTTGCTCCCGGTGGCTATAGTACGTATAGGGGGAGCTAG
- a CDS encoding nucleobase:cation symporter-2 family protein, translating into MEQNDLGVGKLSILGLQHVAVMYGGAVAVPLIIGPAIGLTQEQLIYLIAFDILACGVATLIQVIGNKHVGIRLPVLMAVSFVVVQPAIAVGQVHSLTGIFGAVIVAGIIVTILAQFAGKIIPYFPPLVTGAVILIIGVSLMPVAMDNAAGGVDATGSAYGSLENLALAGFTLLLFLCLNYFFTGFMKAVALLFSMIIGSAVAVLFGMVDFTTLREADWILVPQPFFFGVPTFELSAIITMTIVAIIIMIESIGAFFALGEITDRKLTGHDIKKGLRAEGIGGFISGIFNSFTHSTFSQNVGLVALTGVKSRYVLIASGIILLVLGLFPKVSALASMIPRPVLGGAMIPMFGMLIASSLRMINRSDLTKGTNQLVIGVGVGIALAIEGAEEIFSTYPDNITLIVGNGIVMGTIALFTLNLLLNGPDKTEHATNDPPTSTKAGG; encoded by the coding sequence ATGGAACAAAATGATTTAGGCGTCGGTAAGTTATCCATCTTGGGACTTCAGCATGTCGCTGTTATGTACGGTGGCGCTGTTGCCGTACCTTTGATCATCGGTCCGGCTATAGGATTAACCCAAGAACAATTAATTTACTTAATTGCTTTTGATATTTTGGCCTGTGGTGTAGCCACTTTAATTCAAGTTATCGGCAATAAGCATGTCGGCATTCGTCTTCCTGTGCTCATGGCTGTTTCGTTCGTTGTCGTACAACCAGCGATTGCGGTCGGACAAGTTCACAGTTTAACCGGGATATTTGGGGCGGTTATTGTCGCCGGTATAATAGTGACGATACTGGCGCAATTCGCCGGCAAAATAATCCCCTATTTTCCACCGCTCGTCACCGGAGCCGTTATATTAATTATTGGGGTATCCTTGATGCCCGTGGCAATGGATAACGCCGCGGGAGGAGTTGATGCAACAGGCAGTGCTTATGGATCCTTGGAGAATTTGGCATTAGCAGGATTTACGCTGTTGCTGTTTCTTTGCCTTAATTATTTTTTCACAGGTTTCATGAAAGCGGTAGCGTTGTTGTTTTCTATGATTATCGGTTCTGCCGTTGCCGTTTTATTCGGAATGGTTGATTTCACCACTCTCAGGGAAGCGGACTGGATCTTAGTTCCACAACCTTTCTTTTTCGGAGTGCCAACCTTTGAATTATCTGCGATTATAACGATGACCATTGTTGCCATCATCATTATGATCGAAAGTATTGGCGCCTTTTTTGCCCTCGGCGAGATTACCGATCGCAAGTTAACCGGTCATGATATTAAAAAAGGACTGAGAGCGGAAGGAATTGGCGGGTTTATCAGTGGGATCTTTAATTCCTTTACCCATTCTACTTTTTCGCAAAACGTAGGATTAGTTGCCCTTACCGGCGTTAAAAGTCGTTATGTACTCATTGCCTCCGGCATCATTCTTTTGGTATTGGGTCTCTTTCCTAAGGTATCCGCGCTTGCTTCCATGATCCCGAGGCCGGTTCTTGGTGGCGCGATGATCCCTATGTTCGGAATGTTGATCGCTTCCTCACTTCGTATGATCAACCGATCGGATTTGACAAAAGGGACGAATCAACTCGTTATTGGCGTTGGTGTAGGGATCGCTTTAGCAATCGAAGGGGCGGAAGAAATATTTTCCACTTATCCGGATAACATTACACTCATTGTCGGAAATGGTATCGTCATGGGCACCATCGCGTTGTTCACTTTGAACCTATTGCTTAATGGCCCCGACAAAACGGAACACGCAACAAATGATCCTCCCACCTCAACAAAGGCCGGTGGATAA